A genome region from Bacteroidota bacterium includes the following:
- the xerD gene encoding site-specific tyrosine recombinase XerD, whose product MNSYVKGYKVFLQLEKGLSNNSVEAYITDVEKLFLFIDENTIGVSIQKINKKHLRDFIFWINDIGLSANSQARIMSGIKSFFNYLIYEKVVKTNPVDLIDMPKLGRKLPVVLEYEEFTNMIEVIDHSTPEGQRNRCIIEVLYGCGLRVSELVNLKMTGLYFDEGYLKVIGKGNKERLVPLGSYSKKYIKQYIKEVRAHLDIKKEFKEFVFLNRNGRKLTRVMIFLIIKDLSAKAGIKKLISPHTFRHSFATHLVEGGADLRAVQDMLGHASITTTEIYTHLDSSYLKETISTFHPRS is encoded by the coding sequence ATGAACTCTTACGTAAAAGGATATAAAGTTTTTCTTCAACTCGAAAAAGGATTGTCAAATAATTCAGTTGAAGCTTATATTACAGATGTTGAGAAACTTTTTCTTTTTATTGATGAAAACACTATTGGAGTAAGCATTCAAAAAATAAATAAAAAACATCTTAGAGATTTTATATTTTGGATAAATGATATTGGCTTATCTGCAAATTCACAAGCGAGAATAATGTCAGGAATTAAAAGCTTTTTCAATTATTTGATTTATGAAAAAGTAGTAAAAACAAATCCTGTTGATTTAATTGATATGCCTAAACTGGGACGAAAACTTCCTGTAGTTTTAGAATATGAAGAATTTACAAACATGATTGAAGTTATTGACCACAGCACTCCTGAAGGACAAAGGAACAGATGCATAATTGAAGTTTTGTATGGTTGTGGATTGCGTGTTTCGGAATTAGTGAATTTGAAAATGACAGGATTGTATTTTGATGAAGGTTATTTGAAAGTAATTGGAAAGGGAAATAAGGAACGGCTTGTACCATTAGGAAGCTATTCAAAAAAATATATTAAGCAGTACATTAAAGAAGTAAGAGCTCATTTGGATATTAAAAAGGAATTTAAAGAATTTGTATTTTTAAACAGAAATGGACGAAAGCTAACAAGAGTAATGATTTTTTTGATAATAAAAGACCTTAGTGCAAAAGCCGGAATAAAAAAATTGATAAGTCCTCATACTTTTCGACATTCTTTTGCAACTCATCTTGTAGAAGGAGGAGCAGATTTAAGAGCTGTTCAGGATATGCTCGGGCATGCTTCAATTACAACAACAGAAATATATACTCATTTGGATTCTAGCTATTTGAAAGAAACAATCTCTACTTTTCATCCACGATCGTAA